The following is a genomic window from Sporosarcina jeotgali.
CCACTTTAGGCGGAACTTGAGGGTACACAACGCGTTGAATGATGTCTTCGTCTTCTAACTCACGCAGCTGCTTCGTCAGCATCTTCTGCGTAATTCCCGGCATGCTTCGCTTTAGTTCGCTAAACCGTTTTGTTCCTTCATGCAGTAAATGCAAAATGATGACCGGCTTCCATTTTCCCACAACAATTCCGAGCGCTTCTTCCACTCGACATTGAGACACTTCACCTTCCACACTTACTCCCCCTGACGGTATCTTTTTAGATACTATACCACTTTAAAGTGCGTACTTCCAAGAAGAACGTTGGCTGACTATACTAATAGAGAAGTGAAGCCGGCCCTGAGAAAGCCCTTTACGCAAAAACTAAGGAGGAATTCATCTTGTCACAAACCTTTTTAAAGTCCGTTGAAAACCGCCGTTCCATTTATGCCATCAATAATGACCCGATTCTATCTGATGAAAAATTGGAGGAACTTATCCAGCATGCTGTCAAGCATACGCCATCTGCATTCAATTCGCAGACGGCACGTGTCGTTGTACTTTTAGGTGAACCAAGTAAACGGCTATG
Proteins encoded in this region:
- a CDS encoding winged helix-turn-helix transcriptional regulator → MEGEVSQCRVEEALGIVVGKWKPVIILHLLHEGTKRFSELKRSMPGITQKMLTKQLRELEDEDIIQRVVYPQVPPKVEYSMTDYGRTLSPILEAMHEWGTKHVIHKQTLEISEPEAK